The Burkholderia mallei ATCC 23344 genome has a window encoding:
- a CDS encoding DUF4142 domain-containing protein has translation MTPMHTLSFAALLSALPLAAHAQDAQLTDPQIAAIVVTANQVDIDAGKLAQGRTHTKQVKDFANLMVTDHTSVNEAAVALATKLSLKPEDNATSGALKRGGDDNIATLRTLRGHEFDKAYIGHEVAYHQQVLDAMDKALIPAAKNGELKALLVKVRPAFAAHLEHARDLQSKLGGDRDRKAD, from the coding sequence ATGACGCCCATGCACACATTGAGCTTCGCGGCGCTGCTTTCGGCGCTGCCGCTCGCGGCCCACGCGCAGGATGCGCAATTGACGGACCCGCAGATCGCGGCGATCGTGGTGACGGCCAATCAGGTCGACATCGATGCGGGAAAGCTCGCGCAAGGCAGGACCCATACGAAGCAGGTCAAGGACTTTGCGAACTTGATGGTCACCGATCACACCAGCGTGAACGAAGCGGCGGTCGCGCTCGCGACCAAGCTGAGCCTCAAGCCGGAAGACAACGCGACGAGCGGCGCGTTGAAGCGAGGCGGGGATGACAACATCGCCACGCTCAGGACACTCCGGGGACATGAATTCGACAAGGCCTACATCGGCCACGAAGTCGCGTATCACCAGCAGGTGCTCGACGCGATGGACAAGGCGCTGATTCCTGCGGCGAAGAACGGAGAATTGAAGGCGCTGCTCGTCAAGGTGCGCCCCGCCTTCGCGGCCCATCTCGAACACGCGCGCGACTTGCAGTCGAAGCTCGGCGGCGATCGTGACAGGAAAGCTGATTGA
- a CDS encoding cupredoxin domain-containing protein, whose product MRPSARWRAACRTILVLAAAVAAVGPAAAGATHTVSIEGMRFNPDSLTVERGDKIVWVNKDLVAHTATATAAHAFDSHEIAPNASWAYVARSPGRFAYVCALHPTMKANLIVKSKR is encoded by the coding sequence GTGCGCCCGTCGGCGCGATGGCGCGCGGCGTGCAGGACGATCCTCGTCTTGGCCGCGGCTGTGGCAGCGGTCGGGCCCGCCGCCGCCGGCGCGACGCATACGGTCTCCATCGAGGGGATGCGCTTCAACCCCGATAGTCTGACGGTCGAGCGCGGGGACAAGATCGTTTGGGTGAACAAGGACCTCGTCGCTCATACCGCCACGGCGACGGCGGCGCACGCGTTCGATTCGCACGAGATCGCGCCGAACGCTTCATGGGCGTATGTCGCGCGCAGCCCCGGGCGCTTTGCGTACGTCTGCGCGCTTCACCCCACCATGAAGGCGAATCTGATCGTCAAGAGCAAGCGATGA
- a CDS encoding RNA polymerase sigma factor produces the protein MTTEPRSGDMQPSRVDDRALAARVAGGDHAAFEQLMRRYNRRLYRLARATLRDDAQAEDVLQEAYLAAFRTIGRFRGDALLSTWLSRLVLNACFTRQRRGARRDNIAPMVNTSSIAGFERTTMDADLTSSPDHALMRTELRALLERKLDALPEAFRLVFVLRCVEELSVEETAQCLGIPEATVRSRHFRAKRLLRESLAREIDSAGRDVFSFAGERCDRIVRGVLARLISP, from the coding sequence ATGACGACCGAGCCGCGATCGGGCGACATGCAGCCTTCGCGCGTGGACGACCGCGCGCTGGCCGCGCGGGTTGCCGGCGGCGATCATGCGGCATTCGAGCAATTGATGCGCCGCTACAACCGGCGCCTCTACCGGCTTGCGCGCGCGACGTTGCGCGACGACGCGCAAGCCGAAGACGTGCTTCAGGAGGCCTATCTGGCCGCATTTCGCACCATCGGGCGCTTTCGCGGCGACGCATTGCTGTCCACCTGGCTGTCGCGCCTCGTGCTCAACGCTTGCTTTACGCGCCAGCGCCGGGGCGCCCGGCGCGACAACATCGCCCCGATGGTGAATACATCGTCCATCGCCGGCTTCGAGCGCACTACCATGGATGCGGACCTAACCTCCTCGCCCGATCATGCACTCATGCGCACGGAGCTGCGTGCATTGCTCGAGCGCAAGCTCGATGCGTTGCCCGAGGCTTTTCGCCTCGTGTTCGTCCTGCGTTGCGTGGAGGAGTTGAGCGTCGAGGAGACCGCGCAGTGTCTCGGCATACCGGAGGCCACCGTGCGATCGCGCCATTTTCGGGCGAAGCGCTTACTGCGCGAATCGCTCGCGCGGGAAATCGATTCGGCCGGGCGCGACGTGTTCTCGTTCGCCGGCGAGCGCTGCGACCGCATCGTCCGCGGCGTACTGGCGAGGCTGATTTCGCCCTGA
- the uvrA gene encoding excinuclease ABC subunit UvrA translates to MSSSNLIRIRGARQHNLKHIDLDLRTGEMTVVTGPSGSGKSSLVFDTLYAEGQRRYVETFSAYARQFLDRMDRPQVERVDGVPPAIAIDQTNPVRSSRSTVGTMTELNDHLKLLYARAAELFDRRTARLVRHDTPETIYADLFARTQAHDPRIAITFAVELPENASDEEVEQWLSASGYTRVQARRDVASPTGPRKVLDVVADRFRLHQIDKARAIEAIEASLKRGGGRVSIYVLAQAPEGADGGAAQSQVWRYSTGLHDPDSDLRYADPQAALFSFNSAYGACETCRGFGRVIGVDLGLVIPDARKTLRGGAVKPMQTPAWKECQDDLMRYAAKANIRRDTPWAELTPAEQDWVINGSSDWNGKWQSQWYGVKRFFGYLESKAYKMHIRVLLSKYRSYTPCAVCGGARLKTEALLWRLGTKANADAVLASADRFMPRGVDWTRAQLEALPGLTVHDLMLLPIERIRRFFDDISLPSALLDDALKLLLAEVRTRLKYLCDVGLGYLTLDRQSRTLSGGEVQRINLTTALGTSLTKTLFVLDEPSIGLHPRDLNRIVEAMRRLRDAGNTLVVVEHDPSVMLAADRLIDMGPGPGERGGTIVYDGTPGAIRSARTLTGEYLGGRKHVAHASNWARRPVDARTPRIVLEGASEHNLRDVTVEIPLQRLVCVTGVSGSGKSTLLQDVLYPAMARHFGKATESPGAYRRLAGAEQVGDVVFVDQSPIGKTTRSNPASYVGAFDEIRKLFAKAPLALQRGYSAGTFSFNSGDGRCPSCGGSGFEHIEMQFLSDVYLRCPDCDGSRYRAEILEVRIERGGRALSVADVLDLTVSEAAACFAADADVLRVLQPIVDVGLEYVKLGQPVPTLSGGEAQRLKLAGFLAESAKARDGRRVVTEEARVARARLFMFDEPTTGLHFDDIAKLMQAFGKLLASGHSLIVIEHNLDVIRAADWLIDLGPEGGDGGGLVLCAGTPDDVKACAGSHTGAALLQYERAMNVGADADASGDAGVPLQAALNAARARRAIEGENVVRIVNAREHNLKALDVDIPHGKFNVVTGVSGSGKSTLAFDILFHEGQRRYLESLNAYARSIVQPAGRPEVDAVYGIPPTVAIEQRLSRGGRKSTVATTSEVWHFLRLLYVKLGLQHCIHDGTPVTSQTVESIAAQLLRDHRGEHVGLLAPLVVNRKGVYTDLAKWAKARGNTHLRVDGEFVTVDPWPKLDRFREHTIELPVADLVVSPDNEAELRQRLDETLELGKGVMHLLAPLDGLRHAMDNRLCTAGVGAIKVLSVKRACPVCGTSYPELDPRMFSYNSKHGWCTTCVGTGLALTREQRAAYDDTVLAEDGRGREQTLPSDEQEPEGVGDEPCPDCGGTRLNPSARAVTFGRHSIVDVAQWTVTDTRRWIEGLQLAGRDAQIARDIVGEIGSRLAFLEEVGLGYLSLDRAAPSLSGGEAQRIRLAAQLGSNLQGVCYVLDEPTIGLHPRDNQILLSALRKLGDKGNTLVVEHDEDTIRRADHIIDIGPGAGRRGGTLVAQGGVADLSAQSASVTGRLLAQPMTHPLQPRRSVNPPGKRNGHAVPQAWLTVHRARLHNLRDVTVGMPLARLVAVTGVSGSGKSTLARDVLMTNLLDAVGRSVLSSPAARRARKAAQQDAPRAAKSRASVLARSAPRPVLNVTHAWQGCESISGWEHIDRVLEVDQTPIGKTPRSCPATYIGVWDAIRRLFADTLEARARGYTASRFSFNTGEGRCPACEGQGVRTIGMSFLPDVKVPCDVCHGQRFNPETLAVTWRGRNIGDVLTMEIDEAVEFFAPLSNIAHPLQLMKDVGLGYLTLGQPSPTLSGGEAQRIKLVTELSKVRDDVTRRGQKAPHTLYVLDEPTVGLHMADVAKLIRVLHRLVDAGHSVVVIEHDLDVIAEADWIVDLGPEGGAGGGTIVAAAPPEGLVEVSASHTGRALGAVLARTGADRDEPLRSGTARAG, encoded by the coding sequence TTGTCATCCAGCAATCTGATCCGCATTCGCGGAGCACGTCAGCACAATCTCAAGCATATCGATCTCGACCTGCGCACCGGCGAAATGACGGTCGTCACCGGCCCGTCGGGCTCCGGCAAGTCGAGCCTCGTGTTCGACACCCTGTACGCGGAGGGCCAGCGGCGCTACGTCGAGACCTTCAGCGCGTATGCGCGGCAGTTTCTCGACCGGATGGACCGCCCGCAGGTGGAGCGCGTCGACGGCGTGCCGCCCGCGATCGCGATCGACCAGACGAACCCCGTGCGCAGCTCGCGCTCGACCGTCGGCACGATGACCGAGCTCAACGATCATCTGAAGCTCCTGTACGCGCGCGCGGCCGAGCTGTTCGATCGCCGGACCGCGCGGCTGGTGCGGCACGACACGCCGGAGACGATCTATGCGGATCTCTTCGCGCGCACGCAGGCGCACGACCCGCGCATCGCGATCACGTTCGCCGTCGAACTGCCGGAAAACGCGTCCGACGAGGAAGTCGAGCAGTGGCTGTCGGCGAGCGGCTATACGCGCGTGCAGGCGCGGCGCGACGTCGCGTCGCCCACCGGGCCGCGCAAGGTGCTCGACGTGGTGGCCGACCGCTTCCGGCTGCATCAGATCGACAAGGCCCGCGCGATCGAGGCGATCGAGGCGTCGCTCAAGCGCGGCGGCGGGCGGGTGAGCATCTATGTGCTCGCGCAGGCGCCGGAAGGCGCGGACGGCGGCGCGGCACAGTCTCAGGTGTGGCGTTACTCCACCGGGCTTCATGACCCGGACAGCGATCTGCGCTACGCGGATCCGCAGGCGGCGCTGTTCTCCTTCAACTCGGCGTACGGCGCGTGCGAGACGTGCCGCGGCTTCGGCCGCGTGATCGGCGTCGATCTCGGCCTCGTGATTCCCGACGCGCGCAAGACGCTGCGCGGCGGCGCCGTCAAGCCGATGCAGACGCCCGCGTGGAAGGAGTGCCAGGACGACCTGATGCGCTATGCGGCGAAAGCGAACATCCGGCGCGATACGCCGTGGGCGGAGCTCACGCCCGCCGAGCAGGACTGGGTGATCAACGGCTCGTCGGACTGGAACGGCAAATGGCAGAGCCAGTGGTACGGCGTGAAGCGCTTCTTCGGCTATCTCGAATCGAAAGCGTACAAGATGCACATCCGCGTGCTGCTGTCGAAATACCGCAGCTACACGCCGTGTGCGGTGTGCGGCGGCGCGCGTCTGAAGACGGAGGCGCTGCTGTGGCGGCTCGGCACGAAGGCGAACGCCGACGCGGTGCTCGCGAGCGCCGATCGCTTCATGCCGCGCGGCGTCGACTGGACCCGCGCGCAGCTCGAGGCGCTGCCGGGCCTGACGGTGCACGACCTGATGCTGCTGCCGATCGAGCGGATCCGCCGCTTCTTCGACGACATCAGCCTGCCGAGCGCGCTGCTCGACGATGCGCTGAAGCTGCTGCTCGCCGAGGTGCGCACGCGGCTGAAGTACCTGTGCGACGTGGGGCTCGGCTACCTGACGCTCGACCGGCAGAGCCGCACGCTGTCGGGCGGCGAGGTGCAGCGGATCAACCTGACGACGGCGCTCGGCACGTCGCTCACCAAGACGCTGTTCGTGCTCGACGAGCCGAGCATCGGGCTGCATCCGCGCGACCTGAACCGGATCGTCGAGGCGATGCGGCGCCTGCGCGACGCGGGCAATACGCTCGTCGTCGTCGAGCACGATCCGTCGGTGATGCTCGCGGCCGACCGGCTGATCGACATGGGCCCCGGCCCGGGCGAGCGCGGCGGCACGATCGTCTACGACGGCACGCCCGGCGCGATCCGCTCGGCCCGCACGCTGACGGGCGAGTATCTCGGCGGCCGCAAGCACGTCGCGCACGCGTCGAACTGGGCGCGCCGGCCGGTGGACGCGCGCACGCCGCGCATCGTGCTCGAGGGCGCGAGCGAGCACAATCTGCGCGACGTCACGGTCGAGATTCCGTTGCAGCGCCTCGTATGCGTGACGGGCGTGTCGGGTTCCGGCAAATCGACGCTGTTGCAGGACGTGCTCTATCCGGCGATGGCGCGGCACTTCGGCAAGGCCACCGAATCGCCGGGCGCGTACCGCCGCCTCGCGGGCGCGGAGCAGGTGGGCGACGTCGTGTTCGTCGACCAGTCGCCGATCGGCAAGACCACGCGCTCGAACCCGGCGAGCTATGTCGGCGCGTTCGACGAGATCCGCAAGCTGTTCGCGAAGGCGCCGCTTGCGCTGCAGCGCGGCTACAGCGCGGGCACCTTCAGCTTCAACTCCGGCGACGGCCGCTGCCCGAGCTGCGGCGGCTCCGGCTTCGAGCACATCGAGATGCAGTTCCTGAGCGACGTCTACCTGCGTTGCCCGGACTGCGACGGCAGCCGCTACCGGGCCGAGATCCTCGAAGTGCGGATCGAGCGCGGCGGGCGCGCGCTCAGCGTCGCCGACGTGCTCGATCTGACCGTCAGCGAGGCCGCGGCGTGTTTCGCCGCCGACGCCGACGTGCTGCGCGTGCTGCAGCCGATCGTCGACGTCGGCCTCGAATACGTGAAGCTCGGCCAGCCGGTGCCGACGCTGTCCGGCGGCGAGGCGCAACGCCTGAAGCTGGCGGGCTTTCTCGCGGAATCCGCGAAGGCGCGCGACGGGCGCCGCGTCGTCACGGAAGAGGCGCGCGTCGCGCGGGCGCGGCTCTTCATGTTCGACGAGCCCACCACCGGGCTGCATTTCGACGACATCGCGAAGCTGATGCAGGCGTTCGGCAAGCTGCTCGCGAGCGGCCATTCGCTGATCGTGATCGAGCACAATCTCGACGTGATCCGCGCGGCCGACTGGCTGATCGATCTCGGCCCGGAAGGCGGCGACGGCGGCGGCCTCGTGCTGTGCGCGGGCACGCCCGACGACGTGAAGGCCTGCGCCGGCTCGCATACGGGCGCGGCGCTGCTGCAGTACGAGCGCGCGATGAACGTCGGGGCCGACGCCGACGCATCCGGCGACGCGGGCGTGCCGCTGCAGGCCGCGCTGAACGCGGCGCGCGCGCGCCGCGCGATCGAAGGCGAGAACGTGGTGCGGATCGTCAATGCGCGCGAGCACAACCTGAAGGCGCTCGACGTCGACATTCCGCACGGCAAGTTCAACGTGGTGACCGGCGTGTCCGGCTCCGGCAAGTCGACGCTCGCGTTCGACATCCTCTTCCACGAGGGCCAGCGCCGCTACCTCGAATCGCTGAACGCGTACGCGCGCTCGATCGTGCAGCCGGCCGGGCGCCCCGAAGTCGACGCGGTGTATGGCATTCCGCCGACGGTGGCGATCGAGCAGCGGCTGTCGCGCGGCGGCCGCAAGAGCACGGTCGCGACGACCTCCGAAGTGTGGCATTTCCTGCGGCTGCTGTACGTGAAGCTCGGCCTTCAGCATTGCATCCACGACGGCACGCCGGTGACGTCGCAAACCGTCGAATCGATCGCCGCGCAGTTGCTGCGCGATCATCGCGGCGAGCACGTCGGGCTGCTCGCGCCGCTCGTCGTCAATCGCAAGGGCGTGTACACGGATCTCGCGAAGTGGGCGAAGGCGCGCGGCAACACGCACCTGCGCGTCGACGGCGAATTCGTGACGGTGGACCCGTGGCCGAAGCTCGACCGCTTCCGCGAGCACACGATCGAGCTGCCGGTGGCCGACCTCGTCGTGTCGCCGGACAACGAGGCCGAGTTGAGGCAGCGCCTGGACGAGACGCTCGAGCTCGGCAAGGGCGTGATGCATCTGCTCGCGCCGCTCGACGGGCTGCGCCATGCGATGGACAACCGCCTTTGCACCGCCGGCGTCGGCGCGATCAAGGTGCTGTCGGTCAAGCGCGCATGCCCGGTGTGCGGCACGAGCTACCCGGAGCTGGACCCGCGGATGTTCTCGTACAACAGCAAGCATGGCTGGTGCACGACCTGCGTGGGCACCGGCCTCGCGCTCACGCGCGAGCAGCGCGCGGCCTACGACGACACGGTGCTTGCCGAGGACGGCCGCGGCCGCGAGCAGACGCTGCCTTCCGACGAGCAGGAGCCGGAGGGCGTCGGTGACGAGCCGTGCCCGGATTGCGGCGGCACGCGGCTGAACCCGTCCGCGCGCGCGGTGACTTTCGGCCGCCATTCGATCGTCGACGTCGCGCAATGGACCGTGACGGATACGCGCCGCTGGATCGAGGGCCTGCAGCTCGCCGGGCGGGACGCGCAGATCGCGCGCGACATCGTCGGCGAAATCGGCAGCCGTCTCGCGTTTCTCGAGGAAGTCGGGCTCGGCTATCTGAGCCTCGATCGCGCGGCGCCGAGCCTGTCGGGCGGCGAAGCCCAGCGCATCCGGCTCGCGGCGCAGCTCGGCAGCAACCTGCAGGGCGTGTGCTACGTGCTCGACGAGCCGACGATCGGCCTGCATCCGCGCGACAACCAGATCCTGCTGAGCGCGCTGCGCAAGCTCGGCGACAAGGGCAACACGCTCGTCGTCGAGCACGACGAAGACACGATTCGCCGCGCCGATCACATCATCGACATCGGCCCGGGCGCCGGCAGGCGCGGCGGCACGCTGGTCGCGCAGGGCGGGGTCGCGGACCTGTCCGCGCAGTCGGCCTCGGTGACGGGGCGCTTGCTCGCGCAGCCGATGACGCATCCGCTGCAGCCGCGGCGCAGCGTGAATCCGCCGGGCAAGAGGAACGGGCACGCGGTGCCGCAAGCGTGGCTGACGGTGCATCGCGCCCGGCTGCACAACCTGCGCGACGTCACGGTCGGCATGCCGCTTGCGCGGCTCGTCGCCGTGACGGGCGTGAGCGGCTCGGGCAAGTCGACGCTCGCGCGCGATGTGCTGATGACGAACCTGCTCGACGCGGTGGGCCGCTCGGTGCTGTCGTCGCCGGCCGCGCGGCGCGCACGCAAGGCCGCGCAGCAGGACGCGCCGCGGGCGGCGAAGAGCCGCGCGAGCGTGCTCGCGCGCAGCGCCCCGAGGCCCGTGCTGAACGTCACGCATGCGTGGCAAGGCTGCGAGTCGATCAGCGGCTGGGAGCATATCGACCGCGTGCTCGAAGTCGACCAGACGCCGATCGGCAAGACGCCGCGCTCGTGCCCGGCGACCTACATCGGCGTGTGGGACGCGATCCGCAGGCTGTTCGCGGACACGCTGGAGGCGCGCGCGCGCGGCTACACGGCGTCGCGTTTCTCGTTCAACACCGGCGAAGGGCGTTGCCCCGCATGCGAAGGGCAAGGCGTGCGCACGATCGGCATGAGCTTCCTGCCCGACGTGAAAGTGCCGTGCGACGTGTGCCACGGGCAGCGTTTCAACCCGGAGACGCTCGCGGTGACGTGGCGCGGCCGGAACATCGGCGACGTGCTGACGATGGAGATCGACGAAGCGGTGGAGTTTTTCGCGCCGTTGTCGAACATCGCGCATCCGCTGCAACTGATGAAGGACGTCGGCCTCGGTTATCTGACGCTCGGCCAGCCGTCGCCGACGCTGTCCGGCGGCGAGGCGCAGCGCATCAAGCTCGTCACCGAGCTGAGCAAGGTGCGCGACGATGTCACGCGGCGCGGCCAGAAAGCGCCGCACACGCTGTACGTGCTCGACGAGCCGACCGTGGGCCTGCACATGGCCGACGTCGCGAAGCTGATTCGCGTGCTGCACCGGCTCGTCGACGCGGGGCACAGTGTCGTCGTGATCGAGCACGACCTCGATGTGATCGCGGAGGCGGACTGGATCGTCGATCTCGGCCCGGAGGGCGGTGCGGGCGGCGGCACGATCGTGGCGGCCGCGCCTCCGGAAGGGCTCGTGGAGGTGAGCGCAAGCCATACGGGGCGCGCGCTCGGAGCCGTGCTGGCGCGAACGGGCGCGGACCGGGACGAACCGCTGCGAAGCGGGACGGCGCGCGCCGGTTGA